The Dyella sp. 2HG41-7 sequence GGCACGATCCGGCGTTCCCCCGTGGCGGGATCGCGGATCAGGATGGGGCAATAGTGCCCCGGCCAGATCCGGGTGAACCCATCGTGTTGCGCCGCTGCCTCATGCGCCTGCGCCATGCGCGCATTCGCCTCATCAATCTTCTTCTGAGCGATCCGCGCCTCGTTCTCCGCCGTTTTCGTGGGCATCTTGGCCAGTTTTTGCTGGGCCTTGATCAGGCGCTCGGTTTGCTCCACCACAATTTCTTCGTAGTGCAAAATCACATCACGATAGGCCTGGACCACCGCGGCCTTGACGTCCTGTTCGTCCTGGCCCACGGCCTGGTCGAAGGCATCACGCACGGCCTTGGGCACCAGCTTCGTGAACGTGCCTTTTTTGCCCTGGTGGAAAAACAGATCGACAAAGGCTTTCAGATCCAGCGTGCCGCCGTAGCGTTGGTATTTGCGAAAATCCGAATAAACCTCAGCGGAATAGCACATGGGAGCTTGGGCAGAGGATGGGGTTGGAATTAGCCTACACCGACCGATCTCAGGTTCCGCGACGGAGGGTGGGGCATGTTGACGAACGAACAGTCGGACCGCGTGGGAAGACTGGATGCGACGGATCCGGCGGCCAAGCTCATCAAGACAGCGTTGCTGCTGGCCATGGACACGAACAGCTATTCACCCCTATTGACCCCGGAGGTCCAGGCGGCGGTGAGGGACGCGGCCAAAAATGCGAAACAGGCTCAGCAAAACGATCCCGAGTCCGAGGGACTCCTTGACCTGATCGCCAAGGGGCAGGAGCCAAGGACAGTGAAATTGGACGATCTGATTTGGGTGATGGAACTGGCCCAGAAAGCCACCTTGGCAAACTCCCAGCCGCCTGCGGAGTCCGAACCGGACAGGAAATGGCTGTGAGGTCTCTCAGCTCCTGAGACCGGCCCGGTGGTAAACTTGAATTCTGCACAAAATTCAAGTTTACGCCCATGCCTCCCTCCCAACACGGCGGTGCCCGCCCCGGCGCAGGCCGCAAACCCGGCGGTCCCTTTGGCGAGCAAACCCAGCAAATCCGGGTCCCGCTCTCTCAGGTTGAGACCGTCGTGGCGTTCCTCGACGCTTACCGGCAGGACACCACGGCGGAGCATCCTCAGCCGGTCGCCATCGCGCCTGATCTGAACCTGGTGGCGTTTGTCAGCCGGGTGCCGTGTGGGTTTCCGAGCCCTGCCCAGGATTACGAAGAGCACCTGGATCTTGGGGCTGAGATGGTCATTCCCGGGCATGAGGCGAGCACCTTTATCTTGCAGGTGCGGGGCTGGTCCATGCATGGCGCCGGAATCTTCGATGGCGACCGTGTGGTGGTGGATCGGGCGCTCCATCCCATTCGGGGCGATGTCGTGGTGGCGATCGTGAATAACGATTTGACGATCAAGACTCTGGGTGAGGAGGACGGTAAACCCGTCCTCATCCCCGAGAACAGCCACTTTCCCAAAATTACGTTCGATGAAGGCGATGAACTCGTGGTCTGGGGTGTCGTGACCCACTGCCTGAAATCCTTCAAACGCGGACGACGATGACACGCGTTTTTGGCGGGCATAAATAAGTGGGTCATACAACCAAAAGGAACATCCCATGACATACCAATACCCAACCTACGATCGCCAGAAGCTCTACAACGCCGTCCACGGCAAGGACACCTACACCTTCACCTTGGGCACGGCCGACCTGGAAGACCTGGGCGTCAAGCTGCCCAACGATCAAGCCCAGATCCGTGACGGTGGCCGCTTCGATCTGACGCCCTGGCGCAAGAACCCGCCACGTCCGTCCTTGCTCAACACCGGTCTGACGCCACGCGAAATCCTGTTGGACGCCAGCCAAGTGGCGGGTCACCTTTTCCTGCAACTGGAACCCAGCGGCGGGCCGAATGGCATGGGCGAAATCTCGGCCACGTATAACCCGATGGAAACGCCGACGCTGCGCGTGGTGCACGTGGAGCCGGTGTGACATGGAACCCCCAGAACGAAGGTGCCTGGCGCTGGTGGACGTCAACAACTGCTACGTGAGTTGTGAACGTCTGATGCGCCCGGATCTGGAACGCACCCCGATGGTTATCTTGTCGAACAACGACGGGGTCTGCGTCAGCCGCAGTGCCGAGGTGAAGGCATTGGGCAGCGTCCCGATGGGGACGCCTTGGCACAAGATGAAAAACCTGGCGCGGCAACACGGCATCTTGGCGATGTCCAGCAACTACGAACTCTACGGCGACATGTCCCGTCGATTTCATGGGTTGCTGGCGACTTGGGTGCCGCCGCATTGCCAGGAGATTTACAGCATCGATGAGAGCTTCCTGGACTTCGGTGGCCAGAGGATCGACCGCACCGCCACTGGTCACGCGATCAAGCGCCAAGTGCAACAGTGGCTGGGATTGCCCGTGTGCGTGGGCTTCGGCGGGAGCACGAAGACCCTCGCCAAGTTTGCCAATCACGTGGCGAAGAAACGCCCCGAATGGCAGGGCGTGTGCGACCTCACCGCGCTGAGCGCGGAGGAGCGACTGGCTCTGCTGGATCAGTTCGAGGCCAAGGATGTGTGGGGCATCGGGCGGCGCTTGTCCGAACAATTGAAAGAGCACGGCATCCACACCGCGGGCGACCTCGCGCGGTGCGATCCCAAGCGCGCCCGTGAGCGGTGGGGCGTGGTCATGGAACGCACCATCAACGAGCTCAATGGCGTGTCCTGCATCGCCTGGGAAGACGAGCCACCCACAAAGCAGCAGATCATTTCCTCCCGATCGTTCGGTGGTCCGGTCTATACCGTGGACGAGTTGGCCGATCCCGTGCGCATGCACGTGGGCCGCGCGGCAGAGAAACTCCGCGCGCAAGGCTCCGTGGCGGGGCGCCTGGGCGTGTTCATCACGACCAACGCCTTCCGCCCGCAAGACCCCCAATACTCACCCATCCGCACCATCCGGCTGGCCGTGCCCACGGACGACACCGCCACGCTGACGGTGTGGGCCGTGCAGATCCTCAAATCCATCTTCCGGCCTTATCGCTTCGTCAAGGCTGGTGTGATGCTCGATGACTTGCGACCAAAGAGTGTGATGCAAGGGTCACTCTTCGATGCGCTGCCATCGGAGCAGGACATGAAGCGCGAGAAGCTGATGGGCGTGATGGATAAAGCCAACGGCAAATGGGGGCGGGGCTCCTTGGGCATCGGCTCGGCCGGCGTGAAAGGCGAGCGCGATTGGTCGATGCAACGCGGGATGCTGTCGCCCCGTTACACGACCCGCTGGAACGAGCTGCGCGAAATCAGTTGAAGCAGAAACAGGACGAAGGCATGAAGCCCAATCGATTGTTCAAATGCACCGAAAGCCCGTTCCCCGCAGTCGATGCGGTGTTGAACTATGGCTTTGCGGTGCTCAGCGACACCACGAGCTTCGCGGATCCTTTCGGGAAGCGCGTGATCGAGGCGTTGGCGCCCTACGATGATGTCCAACCCCATGTCGATTACGTCGCGCACCATTACGTGGTGGTGGATCGGGCCCGTTTCCCGACCGAGGAACGCAATGGCCGGCTGGCACAGGCCATCAAGGCGCTCACATAAAAGAGCAAAGTGCCGCTACTTAAACGGGGGTTGGTCCAATTGCTGCTTCAGCTGGACCAGCACGAGGCAGTCCGATTTCGCTCGGGTGATTGCGTTGTAAAGCAGACGACGTTTGTGTTCGTCGTCACCAGCCACGGCCGCGGGCCAAAGCACCACCACATGCTCGAACTCCCTGTTTTTCGCACCATGAATGGACATGGCTCGTAGACCCCGATCAAGCGGGCGCTGGAAGCGGCGGCGGTTGGCGTAAATCATCTGGATGCGCTCAGCCAGCGTTTCTCGGGTGATGGTGGTCGGACCGCGGGTGCGACTTAATCGGTCGAGCCACGATGCCACCTCGCGGACCAAAGCCTGGTCATGAAGGGCGTGCAGGGCCGCGAGCGCTTGGGCCGGGGTAGCTTCTTTGGGCAGAGCAATGCCTTCCATGGCGATTTCGGCGGCCCTGGTTTCGCTCTTCTCCCACGCAATCGCGTAAGGACCCATTCCTCGGCTGTTTGATTTGGTGCTGGACCAAGTGACGACGCCCTCTGCGAAGTGTTTGATGGTTGGCGTGATGATGGCCAGCCCGCCGCCCTTAAGTCCGGCAATGCGCGTGTTCAGATATCCGCCCGCCATGGGGGCGGTTGCTGTGAGGGAAACGGTGAAGCCTTTCCCAGTCGGCAGAGCCCGGCCACCCCGAACTGCAGCTGCGGCATCGAGCAAGGAGGCGACACGGGTGCGCATCGGTTGTTCGAGAGCGATGTGGTCTTTCTGAGCGCTCAACCACTCCCACGCGGGATTGGGCCTCAGCTCTTCATTCAGGCACTGGAATTCATCGGCCGCGATCAGCGCGGTCAGCTCCGTGGCAAGGCATTGAACGATGCTCAGCCGGGAATGAGAGAGATCCTGGGCTTCATCGATCACCAGGATGGGAAAGGAGGCCTTGACCCAGCGCACGACCTCTGGGTGGGCGAGGATCAGAGCGGCAACAGCGCAGATGTCGTCATATTCGGTCTCCAGGGGAATGCGGGCGCCCTGTTGCACGGCCAAGGACTGCCACCGTCGAACGATCCGTGCGGCAAAGCTGTCCAGCGTGGTGCACTCGTAACGCCTTCCAAGCCCTGGCACCGATGCCAGACGATCATCGAGCCTTCGGCGCGCGCCGTGCATGAAGGTCAGGGCGAGCACTTTCTGGCCGTCCTTGGGCGGCTGGGCCTCGATGATGGCGGCCAGCCGTTGCATCAACTGATACGTTTTGCCGCAACCCGCTCCGCCCGAAAAGACGGTGACACTCATGGCTGGAATACCCAGGCCTGGTCGCGTTGGACGAAGCGAGGGGTGGCTGTTCCTGCGCACGCTTTGGCGATGGCCTGGAAGAGTTCCGATGCTCGGGCGCGGCACGCGGCGCTTTCACAGATGGCTTCGGCAACGGCCTCATACAACACGAGATCGCACTTTTTGTTTTTTATTTTCATGTGCGCGATCACGCCAGCAAGGTTGGCCCCATCAAGCTCTGGCACGTCGTTGGTCAAGCCCGCAAGGGACGCCACATCCGCTTCGAGGATCCAGCCGACGGCATCTTCAATCATTTGACCGTCGGGCCAGCGGATCACCACGGCAGGCGGTTGGGCCAAGGCTGCAAGATTGCGAACGTAACGTTGCCCCTCATCATCACCATCCACGAGGCAACACACCCGAGGATGGATCCGCGACAGGTCACATGTCGTTTCCACGACCTTCGCGTCCTCAGTGGGCACCACGCCGACTTCAAGCCCGAACGCATGGGCATGCTCGCCACCCCAGCCTTGATGCAGCATGAGGGGCCTGAGCACGGTCTTGAGAAGCAGGTGATCGGAGCGGCCTTCCGGCACCAAGACCGTGGCATGCATCAATGCATCGATCACCTCGGTGCGATTGTGCTGATAAAACCTGCGCTGCCAGTTAGCTGCATCCGGTCCCAACTTCTTGGCTAGGAACGGTTCCGCCGAAAGCCGCCCTTGGACGTTTCTCAGCATCAGAACCGACGTGGGATCGGCCATGGCGGCAATG is a genomic window containing:
- a CDS encoding ATP-dependent helicase, which gives rise to MSVTVFSGGAGCGKTYQLMQRLAAIIEAQPPKDGQKVLALTFMHGARRRLDDRLASVPGLGRRYECTTLDSFAARIVRRWQSLAVQQGARIPLETEYDDICAVAALILAHPEVVRWVKASFPILVIDEAQDLSHSRLSIVQCLATELTALIAADEFQCLNEELRPNPAWEWLSAQKDHIALEQPMRTRVASLLDAAAAVRGGRALPTGKGFTVSLTATAPMAGGYLNTRIAGLKGGGLAIITPTIKHFAEGVVTWSSTKSNSRGMGPYAIAWEKSETRAAEIAMEGIALPKEATPAQALAALHALHDQALVREVASWLDRLSRTRGPTTITRETLAERIQMIYANRRRFQRPLDRGLRAMSIHGAKNREFEHVVVLWPAAVAGDDEHKRRLLYNAITRAKSDCLVLVQLKQQLDQPPFK
- a CDS encoding Y-family DNA polymerase; its protein translation is MEPPERRCLALVDVNNCYVSCERLMRPDLERTPMVILSNNDGVCVSRSAEVKALGSVPMGTPWHKMKNLARQHGILAMSSNYELYGDMSRRFHGLLATWVPPHCQEIYSIDESFLDFGGQRIDRTATGHAIKRQVQQWLGLPVCVGFGGSTKTLAKFANHVAKKRPEWQGVCDLTALSAEERLALLDQFEAKDVWGIGRRLSEQLKEHGIHTAGDLARCDPKRARERWGVVMERTINELNGVSCIAWEDEPPTKQQIISSRSFGGPVYTVDELADPVRMHVGRAAEKLRAQGSVAGRLGVFITTNAFRPQDPQYSPIRTIRLAVPTDDTATLTVWAVQILKSIFRPYRFVKAGVMLDDLRPKSVMQGSLFDALPSEQDMKREKLMGVMDKANGKWGRGSLGIGSAGVKGERDWSMQRGMLSPRYTTRWNELREIS
- the umuD gene encoding translesion error-prone DNA polymerase V autoproteolytic subunit — translated: MPPSQHGGARPGAGRKPGGPFGEQTQQIRVPLSQVETVVAFLDAYRQDTTAEHPQPVAIAPDLNLVAFVSRVPCGFPSPAQDYEEHLDLGAEMVIPGHEASTFILQVRGWSMHGAGIFDGDRVVVDRALHPIRGDVVVAIVNNDLTIKTLGEEDGKPVLIPENSHFPKITFDEGDELVVWGVVTHCLKSFKRGRR